The following coding sequences lie in one Mucilaginibacter sp. KACC 22773 genomic window:
- a CDS encoding methyltransferase RsmF C-terminal domain-like protein codes for MNEQQFPDNFLQTLSAENGFDEENFIQAHQITDAPTSIRVNPFKRPSLKTDEQVAWCSDGFYLNTRPSFTFDPLFHAGCYYVQEASSMFIDHILKHIRPNIDDTIKVLDLCAAPGGKSTLLNSAINADDLLVANEIIKTRVPVLTDNLSRWGQANVIVSNNDPKDIGRLKSFFDIILVDAPCSGSGMFRKDPQAMNEWSEANVELCHQRQERILADMLPALKEDGYLIYSTCSYSHQENEDILDWLCLEFDLESIRIPIYKEWGIVETQSPNKKAWGYRFYPGKVKGEGLFASCLKKRTNTGELGTFKNNMHQKISSKEIDQVKAYVNNPDDYYYFKVNEDWLAINRAHKESLNILQRHLYLKKSGVRVGKLMGKDLIPDHELALSTIINKNAVLQTELTYDQAIQYLRRDNIDLNPIEKGWSLMNYKGQALGWAKLLPNRINNYYPKEIRIFSSPSPPAP; via the coding sequence ATGAATGAGCAACAGTTCCCCGATAATTTCCTGCAAACCTTAAGCGCAGAAAATGGATTTGACGAAGAAAATTTTATCCAGGCACATCAAATTACTGATGCACCTACCTCTATAAGGGTTAATCCTTTTAAGCGTCCATCCTTAAAAACAGATGAACAAGTAGCCTGGTGTAGCGATGGATTTTATTTAAACACCCGCCCATCCTTCACATTCGACCCACTTTTTCATGCCGGGTGCTATTATGTACAGGAGGCATCGTCGATGTTTATTGACCATATATTAAAACATATTCGCCCTAATATAGATGACACCATAAAAGTACTTGACCTTTGCGCTGCCCCGGGTGGCAAAAGCACACTCCTTAACTCGGCCATTAATGCCGACGATTTGTTGGTTGCCAACGAAATTATTAAAACACGCGTACCTGTATTAACAGATAACCTTAGCCGTTGGGGCCAGGCAAACGTAATTGTGAGCAATAATGATCCGAAAGACATTGGCCGGCTAAAAAGCTTTTTCGATATTATCCTGGTTGATGCACCATGTTCGGGCTCGGGCATGTTTCGTAAGGATCCGCAGGCAATGAACGAGTGGTCGGAGGCCAATGTGGAATTGTGTCACCAGCGGCAGGAACGAATCCTGGCCGATATGCTCCCAGCCTTAAAAGAAGACGGATACCTTATATATAGTACCTGCTCCTACTCGCACCAGGAAAACGAAGATATACTGGATTGGCTTTGCCTTGAATTTGATTTGGAAAGCATACGTATACCTATATATAAGGAGTGGGGTATTGTAGAAACGCAATCGCCCAATAAAAAGGCCTGGGGATATCGCTTTTATCCGGGCAAGGTTAAGGGTGAGGGCTTATTTGCATCGTGCCTTAAAAAGAGAACCAACACCGGCGAACTGGGCACCTTTAAAAACAACATGCATCAAAAAATAAGCAGTAAAGAAATTGACCAGGTGAAGGCATACGTTAACAACCCGGACGACTACTATTATTTTAAAGTGAACGAAGATTGGCTGGCGATTAACCGCGCGCATAAAGAAAGTTTGAATATTTTGCAACGGCACCTATACCTTAAAAAATCGGGTGTGAGGGTTGGTAAGTTAATGGGAAAAGATTTAATACCCGACCATGAGCTGGCTTTAAGTACTATTATTAATAAGAACGCGGTTTTGCAAACGGAACTTACCTACGACCAGGCTATTCAATACCTTCGCCGAGACAACATCGATCTAAACCCCATCGAAAAGGGCTGGAGCCTGATGAACTACAAGGGACAAGCATTAGGATGGGCTAAGCTACTCCCAAATAGGATTAATAATTATTACCCCAAAGAGATCAGGATATTTTCGAGCCCAAGCCCCCCAGCCCCCTGA
- a CDS encoding CoA-binding protein codes for MADKKTLILGATPDTGRYANLAANRLVGRGHTIVNVGIKTGEVAGVPIEKPETIHNDIDTVTLYVGPQNQPPLYDYILKTHPKRIIFNPGTENSELRCMANEKGIETEYACTLVLLSIGQY; via the coding sequence ATGGCTGATAAAAAGACACTTATATTAGGAGCAACGCCCGACACCGGCAGGTACGCAAATCTTGCAGCCAACAGGCTGGTTGGTCGCGGCCATACTATAGTTAATGTGGGCATAAAAACAGGCGAGGTTGCCGGTGTACCTATCGAGAAGCCCGAAACCATTCATAATGATATTGATACGGTTACTTTATATGTTGGTCCGCAAAATCAACCGCCGTTATATGACTATATATTAAAAACACACCCCAAGCGAATCATCTTTAACCCTGGTACCGAAAATTCTGAACTCAGGTGCATGGCCAACGAAAAAGGAATTGAAACAGAGTATGCATGTACACTGGTGCTGTTATCAATAGGGCAGTATTAA
- a CDS encoding DinB family protein encodes MTISEKLSAELQKILSGDAWYGSPVYDIVESIGFETAYEKPPGSVHNIAEIVLHMIAWTEEVMDRMNGLTAGIPTSGDWPETGAPDEQKWQNYVDDLKLVNVNLIGVIQNFPQEQWDEPIKDERNREMGTGVSYEELINGLIQHHIYHSGQIALLNRIING; translated from the coding sequence ATGACAATTTCTGAAAAACTGAGTGCCGAATTACAAAAGATACTATCTGGCGATGCCTGGTATGGTTCGCCTGTTTATGATATAGTAGAAAGCATCGGCTTCGAGACCGCCTACGAAAAGCCGCCTGGATCTGTCCATAACATAGCCGAAATTGTTTTACACATGATAGCCTGGACAGAAGAAGTAATGGATAGGATGAATGGGCTTACGGCTGGCATACCCACCAGTGGCGACTGGCCCGAAACCGGTGCGCCTGACGAACAAAAATGGCAAAACTATGTTGATGATTTAAAGCTGGTGAACGTAAATTTGATTGGCGTTATCCAGAACTTCCCGCAGGAACAATGGGATGAGCCGATAAAAGACGAACGGAACCGCGAGATGGGAACAGGTGTGAGCTATGAAGAATTGATTAACGGACTTATTCAGCATCATATTTACCACTCCGGCCAAATTGCTTTATTAAACAGGATAATCAATGGCTGA